cgtcgaggaggtcgcggctcgcccggagagcggcgccagcgttgaggatcaggtatggcacgccggtctcccgcctctcttcgctgtgtgcgcccgccaactgtttgttcctccgcgcagCTGCTGCGCATGTTCGCCTTGTATCGGCAGGGCAACAACGACGCtgaattcaagtacctccacgtttacaagcgcattgacatgtgcgagaagtgggcgaaggtccggcgcaccctcgacaaggccaaggagacctacaagccggacgcgccgactccgggcgcgtcagaagggcggccggacggcaacaaaggtgccaagaagggaaaacacgccgacgcggccaccgctcgagtgcaggagtccatcaaGCACTGCCTCGTCGACGCACAGGCCCGAGCCgtccttcgtgaagagaagaccgaggcgcggtggtcggcgttgatgtcgagcagcgccgtcaagctcgacctactccggaccaacgtcgccgcgaagaagagaaacACTGACCTGGCTTTCttgctgggcggggcggacatgctccagagcaacgacgaggcgATCAAGGCGTGGTACTTGGTGGAACGTGGCAtcatcctgaaccagcttcccTCAACGATGCCGCCCATGCCGACGcgcacgccgacgccgccgccaagcccgagcgatgatgccGCCGAGACACCCCgcagcacagaagccacgccgacgccgCCCAGCACGGAGACCccgccaagcccgcgcacgccgactccgccgacgccggaggccgacctcgctGTCTGATGCGCATGCGCGTCCTTTCTGctttttgtacgccgaacttttCATTCGATCGCCGAACTTGTGGTCACTTGATCGCCGGATTTGTGGCTTCTATTTTGTGAGCGGGAATGAGACTACGTTTGAATTTGccgcggctggggggggggggggcgcctaggGGCGTGGCTGGGAGgtaggtcgcccccaggggccaatctagcgccggttcgcccTCAGGCCGCTCTTTTTCGACGTCTTGGGggctgaacggctggagatgctctaagcaatATATTTTGCGGAAATTCACTTTGGCACATGGGAGCATATGCCCCTGCAACCGGTACATAACATTTCAAAATGTCAAAACATTGCAAACAAAAAATTGGCGCGTACATCTTGACACTATTTGTTTTTCTCAGGTAACACGTTCATTAGGACATGGGCATTCTATTAAAAGAAAGGACATGTGCTGGACTCGGTCCACCGAAAGCCCATTCTGCCGCGCTCCGCCCGCAGCCCGCAGCCcgcttcttccccgactccgttcTCTCCGCTCGTACGCACGGCACAACCCACAGGAACGACACACTCTATCAGTACCCACTCGCCGGCGGCGGTCAGCAATATGAGCAACGGCCACCGCCCACTGCCCAGTGCCCACCATCAGACAGCTATATGTGCTTCTCCCCTGGTTCTCGCGCGACTTCGCTTCGCGAGGGAGGGAGCAGGAAGGGAGGATTTGCCATGGTCGACCAGCGGTGGCGGCGATGGGCCATCGGCCACCTGCGCGCGGACGTCCCCACCGTCGCCATACTCGTCGAAGCGCACGAGTTCCCTGTCCCTCCAGCGACCGCGCGTCGTCGTCGACGGGATCTGAGGGGCAGCGCGGCGGCCTCACGCGGGCCTCCTCTGCTGCCCCCAATCCCCCGCGGCGACCAACTGGCGGGCCATTCCCGGGAAATCGCTTTCCGATGGCATCCCGCTGTGCCAACGGGGTACGCCTGGCCTCGCTGGTGGTGGCAGGTAGTGCCAGCACCTCACCGCACCAAGCCCAATCTCCGGATGCATCTTCAGGTTCAGACGTGAACTGAATCCGCCTTGATTCCGCCGCACATTCCAGACACGGCGACCCAGCACTGGCGAACACGGTATGTTCATATTTTATCCCCGATGTCGCGAAAAAACTGTAAAGTCAGATGACATTGTCGCTTGCAAATCATTGAAGATGAATTACATCAAGAACACGGTTCACTAAGTGCTGTTCCATGACCCGAGTTGTTAGATGCTTGAGCTATATTAAACAAACTTCACAGTTAAACATATGGAACTAATACACATTATTGGTTTGAACTGTTCAAACAATATTATGTGTTTGTGTGTAAGAAGCGGGTGAGGTTAAGAATTCAAAACTGCGAGGCACAGTCCTCACTCCACATGCACCCAACCGAAGGCATGTTACCAGTGAATATTTGACTTCTTCAATACAATTTATTAATTGTGCCGCTGCCCTTTTGGCTGATCCAAGCACCAAATTAGGCCAACCGTCAGCGGCATCCAAAATAAGAAAAATGTTTAGGGGTGTAGAATGTGCTCAAGATCTGTTTGTTATTTGCTATACTTGTAGTCTTTTATTGTGTTGAGAGGGAGGACATGGGCACGAGCAAGCCCGGTCCAGCAAAGGTTTGCAAAATTGCATATCCATAGGCCATAGCACTAACATATGATTCTCAAAAAGGAAAATGGAAAAAACAGCTGTCCATATACAGCACAGGCATAATTTTGGCAAGAACTGATTAATTATTGTGCTTATGCTTAGATTGACAAAGAACCTTTCCAAATCCACTAGAACTGATGCGGCATTACAAGATGGCACATCGACTCGCAATATTTGATCAGAAAGTTTTCTATGTTAAGTATTGCGTTGACAATTCGGGCGTCACCGGCTTGTAGATGGCATCATGGCAAGTTGGCAACAATCAAATAGCTGATCTAGTACTCTAATGAGTCTAGCTAGCACCACTTGCTTGAGATTATATTTCTTAAGTGTATGATCACCCTGTCCTCCTTCCAATTCCATCACACTGATAATTGAGATCTCGATCTAGTGCATTGCAAGTTCTTCgaaatttccttttctttttgaatTAAAGTTCTTCGAAACTTAATTCAAGTACCGGCCACGTTAGCTGGATGTTGAACCACAATAATTTATCTTGTGCTTTTGGAAGGAAAAAAGTATCGTGTTGCCAGTTCAGGCTACAAAACAACTGCAGTCCATGACCAACATCTCTCTGGTGTAAGGGGACATCTGTCATGAGACCAACCAGCCAGCTCCTCCTGCTGCTCTTCTTGGCATGCATCTCGCTCCTTCCCATCCAGGCCCCCGCTGCTGACAAGCTCCAGAAAGGCCAAAACCTCACCGACTCCAATGGCGACACGCTCCTCTCGGCCGGTGGCTCCTTCACCCTGGGGTTCTTCTCTCCCGGCGTGTCCACTAAAAGGTACCTCGGCATATGGTTCTCGGTGTCCAATGACACCGTGTACTGGGTGGCCAACCGCGACCAGCCTCTGGTCGACAAGTCCGGCATGCTGGTGTTCAACGACGCGGCCACCCTTGTCCTGCTCGACGGTGCCCGCCGCACAGTCTGGTCTTCAGACTTCACTGGCGGCTCTTCTGCCTCGGTGGCTCAGCTTCTCGATTCTGGCAACCTGGTCTTGCGCAACGGCAGCAGTGTCGCCTACCCGTGGCAGTCCTTCGACTACCCGTCAGACACCTTGTTGCCCGGCATGAAGCTGGGCAAGAACTTCTGGACCGGAACAGAGTGGCAACTCACATCGTGGCGATCGGCCGACGACCCGTCTCCGGGGGAATACCGCCGCACGCTAGAAACCAAGGGGTTACCGGAGCTCATCCTGTGGCGTGGCAACGTCAAGACGCACCGCTCGGGGCCATATAACGGGCTTTACTTCAACGGCGTCCCAGAGGCATCGACGTACATGAACATGTACCCGCTGCACGTGACGGGCCTGACGGCCAGGCCGACGGAGATAACATATGGGTACACCGCCGAGCCTGGCGCACCGCTGACTCGCGTCGTTGTGAACCACACCGGCGTGGCGGAGCGACTGGTGTGGAACACCGACACAGGGGCGTGGATCTCCTTTTTCAGCAGGGGGGCGAGGGACATCACCTGCGATGCCTATGGCAAGTGCGGGGCGTTCGGCCTCTGCGACCCGGAGGCGGCATTGTCGGGGTTCTGTGGCTGTGTGCCGGGGTTCAGGCCCATATCGACGTCGGCGTGGCAGATGAAGCAATATGTGGGCGGGTGCCAGCGAGATGCGGTTCTGGAATGTCGTGCCGGGAAGACGACGGACCACTTCAAGGTGGTGCCTGGAGTGAAGCTTCCTGACACGCAGAATGCGACGGTAGACATTGATGTCGCTtcgctggaggagtgcaaggcaaGGTGCTATGCCAACTGCTCGTGCTTGGCCTACGCCGCCGCTGATATCAGAGGCGGCGGCAATCGTAGCGGCTGCGTCTTGTGGACGGATGCCATCGTTGATCTTCGTCTCATTGACAGCAAGCAGGATCTCTATCTGAGGTTATCCAAATCAGAATTTGGTATGTACAGATTATCCATCTACGCATTCTTGCCATCCATGGTTTTTTTTGTCTTGGAAGGAAATTGACCGGAAATTCAATTCTAAGCTATacacccgcatgaacagtaaaatcaaggGAAATAGTGGCATATTTAAAGAAAATAGAAATGCTTTAAGAAAGAACATGTTTAAGCATtataatttttgtttttttgccgagATCACCCCATACGTCCTTTttcacaaaaagatgcatgcagtTAGAAGACACACCAACACGCTTGTAGTATAAAATTTTGAGATTTTTTTTTGCTGAAACATTTTAAAGAAATGTAGTAAAAAAGCGGTCGGAcacttccctggaccctgcgcaagc
This region of Triticum aestivum cultivar Chinese Spring chromosome 2D, IWGSC CS RefSeq v2.1, whole genome shotgun sequence genomic DNA includes:
- the LOC123050490 gene encoding S-locus-specific glycoprotein S6-like produces the protein MRPTSQLLLLLFLACISLLPIQAPAADKLQKGQNLTDSNGDTLLSAGGSFTLGFFSPGVSTKRYLGIWFSVSNDTVYWVANRDQPLVDKSGMLVFNDAATLVLLDGARRTVWSSDFTGGSSASVAQLLDSGNLVLRNGSSVAYPWQSFDYPSDTLLPGMKLGKNFWTGTEWQLTSWRSADDPSPGEYRRTLETKGLPELILWRGNVKTHRSGPYNGLYFNGVPEASTYMNMYPLHVTGLTARPTEITYGYTAEPGAPLTRVVVNHTGVAERLVWNTDTGAWISFFSRGARDITCDAYGKCGAFGLCDPEAALSGFCGCVPGFRPISTSAWQMKQYVGGCQRDAVLECRAGKTTDHFKVVPGVKLPDTQNATVDIDVASLEECKARCYANCSCLAYAAADIRGGGNRSGCVLWTDAIVDLRLIDSKQDLYLRLSKSEFGGPSVSLFPTWIIIGVSVALIIILVLLAFWFSTSIGQLILWLLEGHAVCLCIIRKATANFSGENVIGKGGFSDVYMGRLFGREFAVKKLRKDRLTDKGKEDFKREVKMMSTLAHVNLAKLLYHCREGNEWILVYEYMENKSLDRYIFGEQNRPRSSLNWVQRLEIICGVAVGVEYLHGMRFVHRDLKPGNILLSDTWKSKIADFTTAKLFIEEETDPTVVLTPGYVAPEYSSERALTYKCDVYSFGVVLLEIIRGRRRTSMATFLPDSWEAWSRDPRELLLDPEVAEPEGELLTRLARCVQIGLLCVQHLPEERPAMSEVVAMLTSTNSQLDMPMEPTANGGAGPIAQLIIDDTP